In Candidatus Methanosphaera massiliense, the following are encoded in one genomic region:
- a CDS encoding DUF4013 domain-containing protein → MIFDILKDGLEYVGTNKNQIILYYIGILLFPLILIESYSYHIIENCMDGMINNKDKLPDITLNTEKIINGLKLLILKTLYFLPEIIIILIAFNLERVDYYTLFTILIVLSLLSYYLSQIATVLMIDNKQFKEGFNFSKIFEIIKSVGITYIEFIIATFIIILGIIGVTLIVIMTIMFLGNFASILINIFIILMIILFFVFLVVMIPSYVLFKNRAIVSIYNLK, encoded by the coding sequence ATGATATTTGATATATTAAAAGATGGACTAGAATATGTTGGAACAAACAAAAACCAGATAATACTATATTACATAGGAATACTCTTATTTCCCCTAATACTAATAGAAAGTTATTCATATCATATTATTGAAAACTGCATGGATGGGATGATAAACAATAAGGACAAACTACCAGACATTACTTTAAATACAGAAAAAATCATCAACGGATTAAAACTACTAATATTAAAAACACTCTATTTCCTGCCTGAAATCATTATAATATTAATAGCATTTAATCTAGAAAGAGTAGATTATTACACCCTATTTACAATATTAATCGTACTATCATTATTAAGCTACTACCTCTCCCAAATTGCTACCGTTCTTATGATAGACAATAAACAGTTCAAAGAAGGATTTAACTTTTCAAAGATCTTTGAAATTATTAAATCAGTTGGAATAACATACATTGAATTCATAATAGCAACATTTATAATCATTCTTGGAATTATAGGAGTAACATTAATAGTAATAATGACTATAATGTTCCTAGGAAACTTTGCAAGCATACTAATAAACATATTCATAATTCTAATGATAATACTCTTCTTTGTATTCCTTGTTGTGATGATACCATCCTACGTGTTATTTAAAAACAGAGCAATAGTCTCCATATATAATCTAAAATAA
- a CDS encoding helix-turn-helix transcriptional regulator: MKTRIKYLRQEIGITQKDFAEKVGVSRQTINALENGKYNPSLLVAYKITKLLNKEHIEEVFILEDEKKDEKNDI, translated from the coding sequence ATGAAAACAAGAATTAAATATTTAAGACAGGAGATCGGAATTACTCAGAAAGACTTTGCAGAAAAAGTTGGAGTTTCAAGACAAACAATAAACGCGCTTGAAAATGGAAAATACAATCCATCACTATTGGTGGCATATAAAATAACAAAATTATTAAACAAAGAACACATAGAAGAAGTGTTCATATTAGAAGATGAAAAAAAGGATGAAAAAAATGATATTTGA